TCAGCGATCGCATACCACCGCTGATGTTCGTGCCATCTTCGAGGCACCCCAACGACAGATCGAAAACGGAGAAACCGACCCGCAAGCCGAACCGTTACACTTGTGCGGCAGAATCACCTCCAAACGCGATAGCGGTAGCATCTGTTTTATCGACCTCAAAGACGCTACGGGCAAAATTCAGCTCAAAATTGAAAAAAAACTCGTTAGCGAGGAGTCACAAGTAAGCTTCAAACAAATCCAAAAACTCCTCGATAAAGGAGATTTCGTCGGTGTGGAAGGGATTGGCTGTCGCACCAACCGCGGCGAGCTTTCTATTCAAGTGGAAAAACTACAATTGCTGGGCAAAGCAACCGCTCCCTTCCCCGATGAATACTATGGCATTAGCGAACCGGAAACCTGTCGCCGCCATCGAGAAATCGATCTGGTGACCCATCCGGAGGCGTTTGAACGGTTCCGGCGACGCAGTCAAATTGTCAAGAGTATTCGTACTTATCTTTGGGATCAAGGGTTTGACGAGATTGAAACCCCCAACCTGCAAGCCATCTACGGCGGGGCGGCTGCTCGACCCTTCGTTACCCACCACAATGCCCTGGATGTAGACCTATACCTGCGCATTGCCACAGAACTGTTTCTCAAACGGGCAGTTTGTGGGGGATTTGAACGAGTTTTTGAACTCGGTCGTGTATTTCGCAACGAAGGTATCGACAGCACCCACAACCCCGAGTTTAGTTCCTTAGAAGTGTACCAAGCCTATGCAGACTATTTTGAAATCATGACCTTGGTGGAAGATTTAATCTGCCATGTGGTTACGAACACCCTGGGAGAGGACGTACGCGAAATTGAATACCAAGGCGATCGCATTGACCTGGAACGCAAATACGACCACAGCGAAAAATATCCTGGTTTTACCGGCAAACACTGGCAGGTAAAAACCATGGTAGAAGCAGTGCGAGACGAAACCGGCTTGGACTTCGATACCCTATCGTTAGCAGCAGCCATTCAAGGGGCCGAAAAACTGGGGCTATCTCCTTCCAAACTGCAAACCCAAACCCTAGGCTATCTCTTATATGCCATCTTTGATGAAATTGTGGCACCAACCTTAATGGAACCCACATTTATCGTCGATTTTCCCATTGAGGTCAGTCCCCTAGCCAAAAAACACCGCAGCCAACCCGGATTGGTAGAACGGTTCGAGCTATTCATCCACGGTACCGAATATTCCAACGGATTTTCCGAACTCAACGACCCCCAAGACCAAAGACAGCGGTTTGAAGCCCAACTAGCACAAAAACAAGCCGGCGATGAAGAAGCTCATCCCATGGATGAAGACTTTCTGGAAGCCCTCTCGTTGGGAATGCCCATCTGCGGCGGTATGGGAATTGGCGTCGATCGCTTGGTTATGTTGCTCACCAACACAGCCAGCATCCGCGACGTGGTGATGTTTCCCACCATGCGCCCTACCAAAACCGAAGAATAGGGAATAGAAAAAAACAGTTCTTCCCCCAATTCGACAGGCAATAGGCTATGGTGGGAGTAGGCTTTCCAGTACTGGCTATGCTGCAACGTTTTCTCGCTTTATCTACCCTAACCCTTGCATTCCTGTTTGCCGGCTGCGGCGGCGGTACGGACGATGGCAATGGTGTCAATAATGGGAACAACGGGAACAACAACGGCGATTCCCAAGAAACCACCAATGGCGACCAATCTGGTTCTGGCGAAGAAGAACCGGTATCGTCCGCCGCAGCCAACGCTCCGCAAGCAGAGGGCAATGGTGAAACGGAAACCGAACAGGCAGAGGATTTTGCCGGTCCGACCATTTCTCCGCGATCGCGCTTAATCCAACCCACGGATCCGCAAGAACGAACTCGACAAATTACCAATCGTTCCGGTCGGCAAACCCAAGCTCCCAACCGAGTACGCCCAAATCCGTTTAGCCCGCCGGAATCCATGCCACAGCCAAGTCCGCAAAATACCAATAACTTCCCCTCTGCTTCCCCCAATATCCCCCCCATTCCCGAACTACCGGAACGCAGCATCCCCGAGATGCCTGAAATTCCAGTAGCGATTGGCCCCGCTTTGCCCGGTCAGACGCCACCTGGCGGTGGTAACAATCCCCCAGATTCGGTGCCGCAGTCACCCACCAACGTGCCCCAACCCCAGTCACCAAACAATGTGCCGCCATCGCCAACACCGAGCGAACCTCAGCCTACCATTGCCCGCGGCGTCGAAGTCACAGGAGCCATTCAAGTGGGCAATGAGGTACTGGCCATTGTACGCGCCCCCAACGAGATCGCCAGTCGGTACGTTCGCGCCGGGCAAACCATCGGCAACGGTCAAGTTCTGGTCAAACGCATTGAAATGCGCTCTGAGGGGCTGCCTGTGGTGGTACTGCAAGAAAAAGGTATGGAAGTGGTGAAAGAAGTGGGTGCGGTGCCTCAGGCAAGCGATGCTGATGCTGGAGAAGAACCGAACGGCAACGGCGGTCCTGCATGAGGGTCAACTTGCAGTAACTATTTTGATATTCAAAATTATTTTTATATTTCAAGAAAAGAAAGTGCTATCCAGCGCTCTTGAGGATGGTGTTAACTATGTTTGGTGGTAACAAAACCGGCATGGCTTTTTTGGTAGCAGCTATCGTAGGTACGGGAAGCTATTTTTTGCCTTCGCTACCGAGTACAGCCCAGCAAAGCGGTCCCAAACTAACTGTTTGCGAGCCCAATATTCGCACGGGTCGAGCCAAATGCAATTACGACAATGGCGATAACTATATCGGGCAAATTGTCAACGGACTGCCCAACGGACAGGGCGTGTACGTATTTGCTGATGGCGGTCGCTATGAAGGTCAGTTTCGCAACGGCCGCCCCAACGGGCAAGGTATGTTTATCACCAGCAATGACGCTCGCTACCGCGGCACTTTCCGCAACGGCAATATCACTAGCGGTCGGGTGACGTTTCCCGATGGTAGCTACTACGAAGGCAATTTTGAGTTGGTGACTAGGGTGGATAGCGGTCAAATCAACAGCCGCCCTTCCGGTCAGGGAAGATTTGTCTATTCCAACGGCGATGTCTATCAGGGCGAGTTTTTTGCTGGACAACCCCTGGGCAACGGTACGCTGACGCGCAGCAACGGTACGGTTTGTCGCGGGGAGTTTTACAATAAAAATCTTGATGCTGACGATGCCGTTTGTGAATTTCCCAATGGGGCGCGCTACGAAGGTGAACTTCGCAATGGCTTGCCCCACGGAGAAGGTTCGCTAACAGGACCTAGGGGCAGAAGTTTTGATGGCAGGTTTCGCAACGGACAACCGGCGATCGATACGGGCGAATGAATTCTAGTAGTGTTCTTGCGCGTTGCCGTTTTTGGCGGTTTGATGGGGTTGGTTTGGCATCCAAAATGGTTGCACGGAATAGGAATGGCTTTCGCTATTTTCGGTATGGTTGTGGGCGACTTTTGGCATTGGCTGGTTTTGGTGGCTTGCTGCTGTTTCCCCTTGGCTGGCGTTTGCCTGGGAAGGGGGGGTTTGACGGTAGCCGTAGAAGTCGATGCGATAGTCGGTGATGCGAATGCCTGTTTGTGCTTCGATTTGTTGGATAATTTCTTCTGGTAGCTCTACGTATACGTCCAGAATGCGATCGCTGTCTAAACAGTTCACGTGGCTGTGGGAATCACTGATGTTTCCGTACAAGCGACCGTCCGAACGTTCGATACATTCAATAATGCCGTGGCTAGCCAGCGCATCGAGATTTTGATAAACCGAGGTATGCCCGATGTTTTTCCCTTCGCGATTGAGATGGTCGTAAATCTCTCTGGCAGACAGATGTTCCTGTCGTTCCCACAACAGTTCCAGTATCAAGCGTCGCTGGCGGCTGACCCGCATCCCCAACGCCTGACAGCGGTCAATGGCATCTTGTAAAGATCGAATGGGTTTCAAAACGGCTGCTTCATCCTCCATCATATTTGTTTGCTAACCAGGGCGACAGTTCGTCAAGCTTTTTTTTAAATTAAGCGATCGCTTGCTGTCAATACAAGTTTCCTATGGTTTTTATTCTATCCTAGAAAATTGGGAATCGTCTGCCAGGTAAGTACTAGCCACGTACCAATTTTTGATAATCTGTGGTATTTTCCCTTCTAGGGAACTTGGATGCGGAAAGCTTTTTTTCAAGGCTTCGATCGGCAACAAAAAACAATTGTTGCTCCTAAATACCAAAACAAATTCAGGCAATCATGGCTACCACCATTCACCTAACGGCAGATACCTTACAACAGCTAGATTTGTCTCCCGCCGAGACTACCATCGAGTCGTGGCAGTGTACCGATTCGCTTCCCGAAACGGGATTGAACTTCCACATTGACTATCCCCGCGAACCGGAAGACCCCCGGGAACTTTCGGAAATTCCGGAAGTGCGTTTGTGGTTTGTGCGCTTGGATGCCCGCTATCCATGGTTGCCCGTTCTTTTGGACTGGAAAGGGGGAGAATTGCCCCGCTACACGGCCATGTTGGTTCCCCACGAGTTCCATCGCACGGAGGGCATTCAGTACAATCCGGAGGCTTTGGAAATTTTTTTAATGTCGAAAGTTTTTGCCATCCACGAATGGTTGCGCCAGCGACAAATGCCCAGCAAGTCCCGTTTGATGTCGATGGCACAGGTGTTGGGGTACGATTTGGAAGCTGGGATTTTTGACTTGCTCGACGGGCAAGGGGAATAGTTTCTCTGGGGCTATACCAGGTGCGATCGCAGCGATCGAGCACCTGCAGCCAAAATTTTCCCCAAAAAAGCTCTATGCTGCCTGATTTCCCCCCAAAATTGTAAATTTTTATTTCTACAAGTCAAATATCACTAGTTGTCCATATACGATTGCACCTAAGGGTGTAGGTTGGTTGTCTTTAACCTGAGTCGCTGCTTGCAGATTTTTGCTGCCCCGAAAAAACCACTCCAAGCAAGAACAAGGCGAGCAAACGATTTCCCAGCAGCAGAAAGTTGGTAACTTTTTATCGCTTTTTGGCTATATAATATTGAACCTTTAAAGCAAGTTTGCACGTTTCCGACCTACCTATTTCCCAACCCAACATCCAGCACAAACGGCTACCAAATTTGAAGGAGGAACGCCATGCGCATTTTGATGATCCAACCCAACTACCATTCCGGTGGCGCTGAAATTGCCGGCAACTGGCCGCCGAGTTGGGTTCCGTACGTCGGTGGTGCTTTAAAACAAGCAGGTTTCACCAACGTACGTTTCGTGGATGCCATGAGCAAGGACATTCCCGATGACGTTTTAGCCAAAATTATCGAAACCAACCAACCGGATGTGGTTTTGGCGACTGCCATTACCCCCATGATTTACCAGTCGGAAACCACGCTGAAAATTGCCAAGGAAGTCTGCCCCAACGTGGTTACGGTGATGGGAGGCATCCACCCCACCTACATGTATGGCGAAGTCCTCAACGAAGCGCCTTGGGTGGATTACATTATTCGCGGCGAAGGGGAAGAAGTAACCGTTAACCTACTGCAAGCCATTGAAAATGGTACCGACAAACGCGATCGCCGGGAAATTAAAGGCATTGCCTTTCTTGAAGGCGGCGAGGTGGTGGCCACCCCAGCCCATCCCCCCATTAAAGATTTGGATACCCTCAGCCCCGATTGGAGCTTGCTGGAGTGGGAACACTACATCTACACGCCTTTGAACGTGCGCGTAGCTGTTCCTAACTACGCCCGTGGTTGTCCGTTCCGCTGCCGTTTTTGCTCCCAGTGGCGTTTCTGGCGCAAATATCGCGCTCGTACTCCCAAGAAATTTGTAGATGAAATTGAAACTCTGGTTAAAGAGTACAATGTGGGTTTCTTTATCTTGGCGGATGAAGAACCCACTATCAATCGCTCCCGCTTTATTGCCTTGTGTGAGGAACTGATCGAGCGCAATTTAGACGTGCATTGGGGCATCAATACCCGCGTTACCGATATTTTACGTGATGAAGAACTGCTGCCTATGTACCGCAAGGCTGGATTGGTTCACGTTTCCCTGGGAACGGAGGCGGCGGCGCAGTTAAACTTGAATGTTTTCCGCAAGGAAACTACCATCGAAGATAACAAACGTGCTATCCAGTTGCTGAAGAAAAATGGCATTGTGGCTGAGGCGCAGTTTATTATGGGGCTGGAGAATGAAACCCCAGAAACTATCGAAGAAACCTATCGTATGGCGTTGGATTGGCAACCGGATATGGTGAACTGGAATATGTTCACTCCCTGGCCGTTTTCCGATTTGTTCCAAGACCTCGGCGATCGCGTGGAAGTACGGGATTATTCCCAGTATAATTTTGTTACTCCGATTATGAAGCCGGAGAACATGGAACGGGAAGATGTGTTGAAAGGGGTCTTGCGCAACTACGCTCGTTTCTACATGCGTAAAACTATTGAATATTGGTTTGCCCGCGATCCTTTCAAGCGCAAGTACTTGTTGGGCTGTTTGAAAGCTTTTGCCAAAACCACTCTCAACAAACGCTTCTACAATTTGGGTCGCGTGAAGTACAAGGGCTTACATACGGATATTGACTTGGGCTTCGACGAGTCCAAAGTGTTTACCCGCGAACAGCTGGAACAACGCAAACAGGAACATCCAGAGTTGCAGGCGGATATGAATTTTGCGGGGACTATGTCTGGTAATAAGAACCAGTCGTCGCAGCAGTAGCTACCGACTACCCATGCTAGCTGCTGGAAACCTCTATTAGGATGGAACCAGAAAAATTCTCTGGCCAATTGAGTTCGCGCTTGGCTTAAAATCGGGTTTTAGCGAATATTTGCAAGGACAGCCGAGTTCATGAGTGACATTCAGGTAATTATTATTGAATCTGATGAAGATACCCGCGTCGATCTGCGGAATCGCTTGCGCCAACAGGAAGGGTTGGAAGTAGCCAGCGAGGCTACCAACGGTCATACGGGGTTGGTTTTGTTGGAATCTATTCCCGTGGATGTGGCGATCGCTTCTATGACCCTATCGGATATGGATGGGGCGAGTTTGACCCAACAAGTCCGACAGCTACAGGAAGATGACAACGAACTGGATGTGAAGCTGCTGCTGCGGTGTTCTCTGGAACGCCCCGACGAAGTGTTGGCTGCTTTTGCTAGTGGTGCGGAATCCTACTGCCACAGCGATCTTTCTACGGAAGAGCTGGCACAGGGTATTCACTATACTTACAAGGGGAATTTTTGGCTGGATCCCGCGATCGCTAAGTCGATCGAACAGCAAGCGGTTGATTTTGCTTTTACAGAACGCGATCGGCAATTGCTGGCTCACATTGCTGCCGGTACTGGCTACGAGGACATTGCCAAGTCTCTCAATCTTTCTCTATCCGGTCTCAACGACTGTATCGGTCATTTGTTCAACACCATGCACAAAAGCGCTCGGGTACAAAACGCTATGAAGTCCCTACAAGGCAATTAAAAAAGCTTGGTTTGGGAGTTTTTTTCTGATTTCTGTGGGAGCGCATCTAGGCTAAAATAGTGGGTCACTGAATGGCTAGATACCACAACAGCGATGGTGCCAAAGGTACCGACCCTTCGGACCATCGCTTTATCTACCAAATTAGAATAGATTCGCTACTACTTTGTTAAGTGTTTGCAGGTATTTGCAAGATAAAAATTTTTGAAGCGGTTGGGGATTGACATGGAACTGGGTTGGGGGTATAATTTTAATAATGGGAATATTTGCTTTAAATTGAAAATCGCGCATATTTCCATTATCTTAAAGTGTCTACTAATAAAATAGCATAATTTGAGGAAAGGGTGGGAAAAATTTTTATCCTTTTATTTTTTGGGAAAGGACAAGACTTAAATTAGGGTCTGCTTGGAGACCAAGGCACCAAACAAACCCATAGGGGAAGCATTAGGAAAAAGACAAACAGCTAGCCAAACATTTTCTCTAAAATAGCATTGGGTTCGATATCTGCCATTTTGCCAGTGGGAGATTGAACAGCGATCGCTTTGTCGCTTTCGGGGAACAATTTGTCCGGTTCGGTGGGACCAAACAGGGCAATCGTATAGGTTTTCACCGCCACTGCTAAATGCATGGGGGCACTATCGGTACACAGCACCAAATTGGCACCGGCAATGGTAGCTGCCAGTTTGCCCACGTCTTCCGGCTCTACAGTTTTCACATCCGGGCAAGCAGAAAGCAACTGTTCCACCCAAGCATCGTCTTCCGGTCCTTTCGCCACCACAACCGGCAAACCGGGTTGGCGTTGCTGAATCTGCTGGATAACTTGCTGCCATTTTTCGACGGGATAGATTTTATCAATCCCGCGATCGATGGCTTTTTGGGAAGAACCGCCGTGAATCAAAATATAGCCGCTATCTTTTACGCCCAATTGTGCTTGGGTATTTTCTGCCCATTCGATATCTTCTTTGAGCAATGTTACCGATAGCTCCGGACAAGGAGTTTGAATATCCAATCCGCCGAGCAAATCGTGGTACATAGCTGCGGCATATTGCTCCGATTTCAGGGATACTGGATTGGTGAGGAAGAGCTCTCCGGCCGTACCGGCGTAACCGATGCGAATGGGAATCCCCGTTAACCAGAGCAAAAAGCCCACCACCCATTTTCGCCCCAGAGACAAGACCACATCATACTCGCGATCGCGAATAATCCCGAGAAAATTCATCCAGTCAGCCAGACCGTTGCGGTCTTTAAAATCGAAAGTAATGGTACTCAAAGAGCGATCGTGGGCGTATTTGCACACCCGATAGGCACCGGTCGCTCTCGGTTCTACAATGACATCAATTGTCGCGTTGGGATACACCCGTTTGAGGTCATCCAACGTGGGAAAAAACAAGAGTTGGTCGCCGATTCCGCCAGGAATTAAAGCTAGTATACGCATTTTGACTGGTTGAGTTTGCCAATGCTCTATTCTATGAGATTCTATTGGTCATTGGTCATTGT
This DNA window, taken from Geitlerinema sp. PCC 9228, encodes the following:
- the lysS gene encoding lysine--tRNA ligase, which translates into the protein MADQSSTRNEAEVRAQKIEKLRSLGIEPYPSVRFQRSHTTADVRAIFEAPQRQIENGETDPQAEPLHLCGRITSKRDSGSICFIDLKDATGKIQLKIEKKLVSEESQVSFKQIQKLLDKGDFVGVEGIGCRTNRGELSIQVEKLQLLGKATAPFPDEYYGISEPETCRRHREIDLVTHPEAFERFRRRSQIVKSIRTYLWDQGFDEIETPNLQAIYGGAAARPFVTHHNALDVDLYLRIATELFLKRAVCGGFERVFELGRVFRNEGIDSTHNPEFSSLEVYQAYADYFEIMTLVEDLICHVVTNTLGEDVREIEYQGDRIDLERKYDHSEKYPGFTGKHWQVKTMVEAVRDETGLDFDTLSLAAAIQGAEKLGLSPSKLQTQTLGYLLYAIFDEIVAPTLMEPTFIVDFPIEVSPLAKKHRSQPGLVERFELFIHGTEYSNGFSELNDPQDQRQRFEAQLAQKQAGDEEAHPMDEDFLEALSLGMPICGGMGIGVDRLVMLLTNTASIRDVVMFPTMRPTKTEE
- a CDS encoding MORN motif-containing protein, translated to MFGGNKTGMAFLVAAIVGTGSYFLPSLPSTAQQSGPKLTVCEPNIRTGRAKCNYDNGDNYIGQIVNGLPNGQGVYVFADGGRYEGQFRNGRPNGQGMFITSNDARYRGTFRNGNITSGRVTFPDGSYYEGNFELVTRVDSGQINSRPSGQGRFVYSNGDVYQGEFFAGQPLGNGTLTRSNGTVCRGEFYNKNLDADDAVCEFPNGARYEGELRNGLPHGEGSLTGPRGRSFDGRFRNGQPAIDTGE
- a CDS encoding CRR6 family NdhI maturation factor, yielding MATTIHLTADTLQQLDLSPAETTIESWQCTDSLPETGLNFHIDYPREPEDPRELSEIPEVRLWFVRLDARYPWLPVLLDWKGGELPRYTAMLVPHEFHRTEGIQYNPEALEIFLMSKVFAIHEWLRQRQMPSKSRLMSMAQVLGYDLEAGIFDLLDGQGE
- the bchE gene encoding magnesium-protoporphyrin IX monomethyl ester anaerobic oxidative cyclase; translation: MRILMIQPNYHSGGAEIAGNWPPSWVPYVGGALKQAGFTNVRFVDAMSKDIPDDVLAKIIETNQPDVVLATAITPMIYQSETTLKIAKEVCPNVVTVMGGIHPTYMYGEVLNEAPWVDYIIRGEGEEVTVNLLQAIENGTDKRDRREIKGIAFLEGGEVVATPAHPPIKDLDTLSPDWSLLEWEHYIYTPLNVRVAVPNYARGCPFRCRFCSQWRFWRKYRARTPKKFVDEIETLVKEYNVGFFILADEEPTINRSRFIALCEELIERNLDVHWGINTRVTDILRDEELLPMYRKAGLVHVSLGTEAAAQLNLNVFRKETTIEDNKRAIQLLKKNGIVAEAQFIMGLENETPETIEETYRMALDWQPDMVNWNMFTPWPFSDLFQDLGDRVEVRDYSQYNFVTPIMKPENMEREDVLKGVLRNYARFYMRKTIEYWFARDPFKRKYLLGCLKAFAKTTLNKRFYNLGRVKYKGLHTDIDLGFDESKVFTREQLEQRKQEHPELQADMNFAGTMSGNKNQSSQQ
- a CDS encoding response regulator transcription factor; its protein translation is MSDIQVIIIESDEDTRVDLRNRLRQQEGLEVASEATNGHTGLVLLESIPVDVAIASMTLSDMDGASLTQQVRQLQEDDNELDVKLLLRCSLERPDEVLAAFASGAESYCHSDLSTEELAQGIHYTYKGNFWLDPAIAKSIEQQAVDFAFTERDRQLLAHIAAGTGYEDIAKSLNLSLSGLNDCIGHLFNTMHKSARVQNAMKSLQGN
- a CDS encoding glycosyltransferase family 9 protein, producing the protein MRILALIPGGIGDQLLFFPTLDDLKRVYPNATIDVIVEPRATGAYRVCKYAHDRSLSTITFDFKDRNGLADWMNFLGIIRDREYDVVLSLGRKWVVGFLLWLTGIPIRIGYAGTAGELFLTNPVSLKSEQYAAAMYHDLLGGLDIQTPCPELSVTLLKEDIEWAENTQAQLGVKDSGYILIHGGSSQKAIDRGIDKIYPVEKWQQVIQQIQQRQPGLPVVVAKGPEDDAWVEQLLSACPDVKTVEPEDVGKLAATIAGANLVLCTDSAPMHLAVAVKTYTIALFGPTEPDKLFPESDKAIAVQSPTGKMADIEPNAILEKMFG